The Herminiimonas arsenitoxidans sequence AATTGCCAAACCGCCACTCTGGGAACGTCCAGAAGTCATCGATATGGCACTACAGGCTGCCAAGTATCTGGCTATCGGCATTGCACTCCTGATTCTCTACTTCAAAATGTTGAAGCCTATGCTCAACAAGTTGAATCCACCACCGCCACTGGCGTTGATGGATGAGAGCGGCGAGCCAATACAAAAGATTCACCTTGAAGAGCCAGAAGTTGGACCGATGGGTGTGCAGAATACGTATCAACAAAATCTGGAAGCCGCCAAAGAGCTCGCCAGAAAAGATCCTAAAGTCGTCGCAAACATAGTTAAAGCGTGGGTGGGAAATGATTGATAACGGCATACACAAAGGCGCCATTCTGATGCTCGCACTCGGTGCAGATGAAGCGGCCGAAGTCATGAAGTATCTAGGCCCAAGAGAAGTGCAAAAGCTCGGAGCAGCCATGTCCACGATGAAAGCAATCCAGAGCGAAGAACTGGTTGCCGTACTCAGTGAATTCAGAGGCGAGACGGAGAAAAATACTTCGCTCGGACTGGATTCCGATGACTATATCCGTGACGTATTGACCAAGGCACTGGGCGACGACAAAGCTGCTTCCCTGCTCAACCGGATTCTCGGTGCACGTGACGCCAGCGGTATTGAAAGTCTGAAATGGATGGACGGCCAATCGGTCGCCGATCTGATTCGCAATGAACATCCACAAATCATTGCCACCATCCTGGTCCATCTCGAACGCGATCAAGCTTGCGAAGTACTGGAACGTTTTACCGAACGTCTGCGCAACGATGTTGTGTTGCGTATCGCCACGCTGGACGGCGTACAACCAGCCGCCTTGCGCGAACTCAATGAAGTGCTGACCAAACTCCTCACAGGTAACGAAAATCTGAAGAAAAAACCAATGGGCGGCATACGCGCAGCGGCAGAGATACTCAACTTCTTCAGCGGCGAAAACGAAATATCAGTCATGGCCAATCTGAAAAGCTACGACAACGATATGGCACAGAAGATCATGGACGAAATGTTCGTCTTCGATAACATCATGGATATCGAAGATCGCGGTATTCAATTACTGTTGCGTGAAGTTCAGTCCGAAGCGCTCATCATTGCGCTCAAAGGTGCAACGCCAGATTTGCGCGAAAAATTCTTCAAGAATATGTCGCAGCGTGCCGGCGAGATGATGCGCGAAGATCTCGAATCGAAAGGCCCTGTACGCCTGTCCGAGGTCGAAGCAAATCAAAAAGAAATTCTGCAAATCGTCCGTCGTCTGGCCGACGAAGGTCAACTGACTCTGGGCGGCAAAGCGGAAGATGCCTATGTCTAATGTCATTCCAAAAGAACGTCAATCAGCGTATCAGCGCTGGGAAATGACGTCTTTCAACGAAGAACCGGCCAGCACAAGCACTGCTGCCACACCTGTGATCGATAGTGCCAGCATCGCGGCTGCCAATGCAGCAGCGGCAGCGCACACGGCCAACATTGCGGCGATGGAAGAACAAATCGCCAGCATCCGTGCGGAAGCGCATACCGAAGGCTATGCAGCCGGCATGGAAGAAGGTCGTGCCGCAGGTTTGGCTGAAGGACGTGCACAGGCCGAGCAAGAAAGACTCAGCCTGCTGCAGATTGCCGATACCTTCGGTACCGAAATAGCACAAGCCAATGAATTGATCGCCAGCGATATGCTGGATCTGTCACTCGATCTGGCCAAGGCTATGCTGAAAACAGCATTGAACGTACGTCCCGAACTGATCATCCCACTGGTACGCGAAGCGATACATTACTTACCGACTTTGCAGCAGCCGGCCCTACTCCATCTGCATCCGGACGATGCGGCGATCGTCGCCACCCATCTGGGTGATGAATTGAGTACAGCCAGCTGGCGCGTAGTCGAAGATCCACACATGGATAGAGGCAGCTGCCGCGTAGAAACCGTCACCAACCAGATTGACGCCACCACGTCGACCCGCTGGCAGCGCATCGCCGCTGCGCTCGGCAAAGAATCCGACTGGCTGAACTAATGAGTCCTGACCATCCCAACAGCGGTCGCTGGCAAGCCTATTTGCGCGACTGTCGCATGCTGCTGGATATCGCCGAACCCATGCAGGTATCAGGCCGCATTACACGTGTCGCCGGCTTGGTCATGGAAGCGGTTGGCTTGAAACTCGCGGTCGGCAGCGCTTGTACAGTGCCGCTGGCCAACGGAGCGCGTATCGAAGCGGAAGTCGTCGGTTTTGAAAACGACCGCCTGTTCCTGATGCCGCAGAGCGATGTCGAAGGCATCGTGCCCGGCACACGCGTGTTCCCAGTTGAAGTTGTGCAATCCTTGCCGCGTCCTGGTGCTGTCACGCATCCGCGTCGTCGCCCTAGCGATCGCGGCCGCCATTTGCCAGTTGGGATAGAACTGCTCGGTCGCGTACTGGACGGCGCAGGTCGCCCGCTCGACAATCTAGGCCCACTCAATGCCGTCCACGCCGCACCGCTGAACGTACGTGCGGCCAACCCTTTATCACGCGCACCGATTACCGATGTACTCGATGTCGGCGTACGCGCCATCAACAGCATGCTGACCGTCGGCCGCGGCCAACGTATGGGCTTGTTCGCCGGCTCCGGCGTCGGTAAGAGCGTCTTGCTCGGCATGATGGCGCGCTACACTACCGCTGATGTGATCGTGGTGGGACTGATCGGCGAACGGGGTCGCGAAGTCAAGGAATTCATCGAACAGATTCTTGGTGCCGAAGGTCTGGGGCGCTCTGTCGTCGTCGCTGCGCCTGCCGATACGCCACCCTTGATGCGCTTGCAAGGTGCTGCTTATGCCACCGCTATCGCCGAACATTTCCGCGATGAAGGCAAAGACGTACTACTGATTATGGATTCGCTCACCCGCTATGCTATGGCACAACGTGAAATCGCGCTGGCTATCGGTGAGCCACCTGCGACCAAAGGTTATCCACCATCGGTCTTCGCCAAACTGCCAGCTTTGGTAGAGCGTGCCGGTAACGGTAAAGAAGGTGGCGGCTCGATCACGGCTTTTTACACCGTGCTGACCGAGGGCGACGATCAACAAGATCCTATCGCTGATGCAGCACGTGCGATTCTGGACGGTCATATCGTGCTGAATCGCTCCTTGGCAGAAGCCGGCCACTATCCGGCTATCGATATCGAACAATCGATCAGCCGTGCGATGCACAACATCACCACGCCAGAACATCAGAAGCAAACGCGCAAGTTGAAACAGCTCACTTCACGCTATCAACGCAATCGTGACTTGATCAGCGTAGGCGCTTATAGTGCAGGTTCCGACCCTGTGCTGGATGAAGCAATCGCCTTGAACACAAGAATGGAGTCATTTTTGCAACAGGATATTACCGAACGCTGCGGCATAAACGAGAGCTTGGGGCAACTTGCCTCTCTATTCGACTGATGGGCACTTCGTTCTCAAAAATATAATCAAGAAAAATGGCTACATCTTCTGCATTAGACACACTGATCGAATTGGCGACCAAGGAAACCGACGAGGCCGCCAAACGTCTTGGGAAATGCATGAAGGCCGCCGAAGAAACCGAACAAAAACTGGCTTTGCTGCAGCAATATCGCGACGATTACGCAGCGCGTTTTCAGCAAAACCTGACCACCGGTTTGACGGCGATGGGTTATCGCAATTACCAGCTTTTTCTGGACAAGCTGGAACAGGCGATCACCAGTCAGCAATTAGTGGTCCGCGACGCACATATTCGTGTTGATCGCGAACGAGCAGCCTGGCAAGCCAGTGAACGCAAGCGCATGTCCTACGGCACGCTAGCCAATCGGGCTTTGAAAGCGAAGCAGTTGCAAGAAAATAAACGCGACCAAAAACAGACAGATGAACACGCTGCAAGAGCTTTGCAGTACAAAAGATAAACGATCAAGAAGGCGGCACAACGATGAACACCTCAGCAGTCAACAGCCCTCTCAGCGTATTGCAGGCACCAGCTCCCGGCAATAAACAAGACGCCAGCTCAACCTCTGATGCGGGCACGTTCAATCAAATGCTGTCGCGTGAAATCGCAGGTCGCAACAATTCCGGCAACAGCGCCAACGAAGCCAGCAAGAACGCGCCTAAAGATAGTGCCAATAACGGCGACAAAACCAAGACCAAGAGCGACGCCAATACCGCAGCAACGCCTACCGAAGCAGCCAAAACAACGGACGCTGACAAAGCCGCGCCCGTAGCCGATGGCAAAACGGATGAAACCGATACCGAGCCAACCACCGTTTCGGCTGAATTGCTCGCCTTTGTCGCAGCCCTGACACAAGCCAATACCGCAACTGCCGTCACACCAGCAGCGACTGCTGAGACCGATGCCTCAGTCAAACTCGGCAAAGGTACTGGCCTTACAACTGACACTGTCGCCGACATCACGCTAGGCGCTGCTACAACAGGAGCAGCCAGTACCAGCGAAAAAGATGCAATAGGCAAAAAATCTGATTTCGTTTCTGCACTCGATAAAGCGACTAATGCAGCCAGCGATGGCAAACCTGCGCCAGCAGCAACTAAAACCGATCTTGAAGTAGCCGCTGCCGTTGTACAAACCGCTAAGGCCATCGAACCAGCCACCGTATCCAATCCGCAAAATGTCGCTGCACTCACAACTGCAGCATTGCAGCAGATGAACGAAGCACAAGGCCCACAATCCAACAAACTCGCGCCACAAGTCGGCACGCCGGACTGGAATCAGGCCTTGGGTCAAAAAGTAGTGTGGATGGTGCAAGGCGTGCAGCAAAGCGCAACGCTGACATTGAATCCGCCTGATCTGGGACCGATGCAAGTCACGTTACATGTCTCCAACAACCAGGCCACTGCCAACTTCACCGCACATCAGCCTGAAGTCCGCCATGCGCTGGAAGCCGCCATGCCGCGTCTGCGCGAGATGTTGAACGACGCTGGTATTCAATTGGGTCAATCCAACGTCAGCGCCGGTTCGCCTAATCAGCAAGGCGCTTTCAGTGAACAGCGCCAAGGCGGTCCGCGTCAGTCGAATCAAGCCGACAATGCCGTAGATCCGGCACTGCATGTCAGCCACATCCCCGTCTCCACCGCTGGTACCGGGATCGTCGATACATTTGCCTGAAGAAGGACGGATGGCAGTTGCAACAGAAAATTGCCATCCTGTTACTTGCCATCCAGCCTGATCACGTCTCTGAACGGCAACGTATGTGCCGCCTTCATTAAAATTCGCATTGTTTTCGCACACTGCAGATGTTTGCTGCAATTAATAATGGTTTAATACGCCTTGAGCATCGCTTTCGTCTCTGCCAAATGGCAGAACGGAACCCCGCTAGAAGATTCGACCTCAGGCCTTGATGGCGCGAATACGTCGATATGCGTCGTGTTCCCCTCTCTTTTCAATGCATCCTGTGTGTCGTTTTTTTTTAATAATGGCATGTAAGTAAAAGAACTCATGTCGTACTTGAGGAAAACAGATGGCAACAGCAGCACCAAAGGCAGGCGCAAAAGGTAGCGCCGATACAGCAACTGGGAAACCGAAATCCCGCCTATTGATCATTTTGATTGTGCTTGTGCTCGCACTGGGTGCTGGTGGCGCAGGTGCATGGTACTTCCTTGGTCACAAAGCGGAGTCGCATGCGCCGAAAGCGGCTGATGCCGTCGATCTGAGCAAGCCACCAGTATTTTTGCCGATGGAAGCATTCACGGTGAACTTGCAAGGCGAGAACGGTGAGCAATTCCTGCAAACCAGCTTCACGCTACAAGTGCCAAATCAGGCACAACTGGATTTGATCAAGCTTTACATGCCGCACGTACGCAGCCGCTTGCTGCTTTTGTTGTCGGGCAAAAAAGCTTCCGAGATTCTGAGCGTCGAAGGCAAGAACAAGCTTTCTGAAGAAATCATTGCTGTCTTTAAACAGCCATTTACGCCACAAGGCCAAACAGTGAACGTTACCAACGTTTTATTTACCTCATTCGTCGTTCAATAAGATCATGGCCGATAATTTCCTCTCTCAAGAAGAAGTTGATGCCCTGCTCAAGGGCGTCAATGGCGATCAGGATGAGACCGGTAAGCCGGAAGATGCGACGGGCGTACGCCCCTACAATCTGGCAACGCAAGAGCGTATCGTCCGTGGTCGGATGCCTACGCTGGAAATTATCAATGAACGCTTTTCGCGTCTGTTGCGCATAGGTCTGTTCAACTTCCTGCACCGTAGTGCGGAAGTATCGATCGGTCCGGTACGCGTCTCCAAGTACAGCGAATTCATCCGCAATCTGGTGGTGCCAACCAATCTGAATCTGATCCACATGAAGCCGCTGCGCGGTACCGGCCTGATCGTGCTCGATCCGAATCTGGTATTCCTGCTGGTCGATAATCTGTTCGGTGGCGATGGCCGCTTCCACACTCGTGTAGAAGGTCGCGACTTTACGCAGACAGAACAACGCATCATTCAACGCATACTCGGTATTATTTTCGAAACCTACGCCAAATCGTGGGAACCGGTTTATCCGGTCGAATTCGAATACATCCGTTCCGAGATGAATACCCAGTTCGCCAATATTGCGACGCCAAATGAAGTCGTCGTGGCAACTACGTTCACGATCGAACTCGGTCCGGTCAGCGGCGATATGCACTTCTGCACACCATACGCGATGATCGAACCGATCCGCGATCTGCTGACCAGCAGCATGCAGGGTGAAACGCTGGAAATGGATAAGCGCTGGATACGTTTGATGACACAACAAATCCAGACCGCAGAAGTAGAAATTCTGGCGAATATGGGCTCGGCCAAAGTCACGCTGGGCGATATCTTGAATATGCAAAAAGGCGACATCATCCCTATCGCCGTGCCAGACACAATTACCGCTGAAGTTGATAGCGTGCCGGTGATGGAATGCTCGTATGGGAAGCTGAACGGACAATACGCATTGCGCGTAGAAAAACTGATCTATAGCGCAAACGATTCAACGCAAGGAGAAGATCATGGCTGATGAAAACGAACCGCAAACCACAGTAGAGGACGATTGGGGTGCAGCGATGGCGGAACAAGAGCAGACCGAAGCGGCTGCGATAGACGCCAAACCTGCATCGGCTACCGTATTCAAGGATTTCGCCGGTGGCGACTTGAAGACAGGTACGCACAACGATATCGACTTCATTCTCGATATTCCAGTGCAATTGACGGTTGAACTTGGTCGCACCAAGATCGCCATCAAGAATCTGCTGCAATTGGCACAAGGCTCGGTCGTCGAACTCGACGGTTTAGCTGGTGAGCCTATGGATGTATTGGTCAATGGCTGTCTGATCGCACAAGGTGAAGTTGTCGTCGTCAATGACAAATTCGGTATTCGCCTGACCGACATCATCACACCTGCGGAACGTATTCGAAAACTGAACAGATGATTTGCATTCGTCCTGCCTTACTCGCATCAGGGCTGCTCGCTTCGAGCTTGCTCACGGCCAGCGTCCACGCAGCCACCGCTTCCGCCAAGACCGCTGTTCCGTCGACTGCCGGCAATCTATTGCAGGTATCGCTAGGGCTGGTCGTTGTACTAGGCTTGATGGCAGCCGCAGCATGGTTGTTGCGTCGCCTTAACGCAGGCAAAGGCGTCAACAACGCCAACATCAAGATTATCGGTGGCGTCAGCGTCGGCAGTCGTGAACGCGTCATCGTGGTTGAAGTAGCAGACCAATGGATAGTCGTCGGCGTCGCGCCAGGTCGCGTCAATTCTCTGGCAACCATGCCTAAGCAAGAAACCACGATCGCAACTGAAGCACCGCCTTCGAGAAACTTCTCGACCTGGCTTGCGCAAACAATTGAAAAACGCAATGGCCAATAAATTTTATCCATTAGTACGCCGCGGCTTGCCGCTGCTATTGCTGGCCTTACCTATCGCCGCGATGGCGCAAGGTCTGCCTGCATTCACCAGCACACCGGCAGCCGGTGGCGGCCAGAACTATTCACTCAGCCTGCAAACCTTACTGCTGCTGACTGGACTCTCTTTCCTACCGGCAGCATTACTGATGATGACCAGCTTCACGCGCATCATCATCGTGCTGTCGTTGTTGCGTCAGGCACTCGGTACGCAAAGCTCACCGCCAAATCAAGTCATCATCGGCCTCTCTCTTTTCTTGACTCTGTTTGTCATGAGCCCGGTGCTCGACAAGATTTACGTCGACGCATATCAGCCCTTCTCGCAAAACAAGATTCAAATGACGGAAGCCTTGGACAAGGCTGTTGCGCCGCTGAAAACTTTCATGCTCAAGCAAACACGTGAATCCGATCTGGCACTGTACGTCAAATTATCCAAAGGCCCTGACTTGCAGGGACCGGAAGATATTCCATTGCGTATATTGGTACCGGCCTTCGTGACCAGCGAATTAAAAACTGCATTCCAGATCAGCTTTGCGATTTTCATTCCCTTCCTGATTATCGACATGGTGGTCGCCAGCGTCTTGATGTCGATGGGGATGATGATGGTATCGCCCGCCATTGTGGCGTTGCCATTCAAGTTGATGCTGTTTGTTCTAGTCGATGGCTGGCAATTGCTGATCGGCTCGCTCGCGCAAAGTTTCTACTGAGGACGCTATGACTCCCGAAACCGTCATGACCATGGGCCGTCACGCAATTGAAGTCACGTTGATGGTGGCCGCGCCAATGTTGCTGGTCGCACTCGGCATCGGTCTGGTCGTCAGTATCTTCCAGGCCGCCACACAAATTAATGAAACCACCCTCTCCTTCATCCCGAAACTGGTCGGCATTTTTGTCGCACTCGTCGTAGCAGGGCCATGGATGCTGACAGTACTACTCGACTACATGCGCGAAATGTTTACCAACATTCCTTTGTTCGTCAGCTAGTGTCACACGCAAGCACCTCTGCCTATACCTCCAGCAGATCGGCATGATCAATCTCACCAGCGCAGAACTGAACACCTGGATTGCCGCCTTCCTGTGGCCGCTCACGCGGATCATGGGCTTGGTTACGGTCGCGCCTCTGTTCGGTAATGTGAGTGTGCCGGCACGCGTCAAAATCGGGCTGGGCATCATGCTTGCCATCATCATTGCACCCACAGTGCCAGCCATGCCGGCGATGGACCCATTCTCGCCAACCGGATTGTTGATACTGATGCAGCAATTGATCATCGGCCTGGCGATGGGCTTTGCCATGCGTATTGCTTTTGCCGGTGTTGAAATGGCTGGTGAAATTACCGGCATGACCATGGGCCTGGGCTTCGCCAGTTTTTTCGATCCGCAAACACGTGCGCGCTCATCAGCGATCAGTCAATTTCTCGCTTTGCTGACACTCATGATTTATCTTGCGACCAATTTGCATTTGGTCTTGCTGAGTACATTGGCACAGAGTTTTGAGTTACTGCCTATTACCAGCAGCTTTATATCGCCTGGAGGCATGCTGCAAGTAGTCCACTGGGGCGGCCGTATCTTCAGCGCGGGGGTGCAACTGTCCTTGCCTATCGTCGCAGCCTTGCTGATTACGAATATCGCGCTCGGCATCTTGACGCGTGCAGCGCCTCAATTGAATATTTTTGGTATCGGCTTCCCGATCACGATCGGCGTCGGCTTCATCATGATAGGCATAGTGCTGCCTTATCTGATGAATCCGATTATCAATTTACTGCAGGAAGGAATTGATGCGATGGGGAGAATTACTGTGGCGCTAACACCGCTTAACTAAGCAGTGAAGATAGAGTCGGCTTGTCTTTGCAATTGCGCAGACAAGCCTGCTTATCAATTCATCATATTGAACAAAGACAGACCAGCAATTTTCATGAATGTTTGACGTGCTGCTTCCAGCGTAAATTGCTGTTGCGTAAATTGTGAGTAGGCCTCAACCGGATCTACACCTACCAAGTCGTTCAAAGTCTTCGTGTACTGAATTTTTAAGTCAGAGCCTGCACTATCAAGATTGTCGATTTCTTTTAAGCGCGTGCCAATTGTAGTGCGCACGGTGGAAATATTCTCACGCGCATTTTCGATATTGGTATTCGCTGTCGCCAAACCATTCGCCAATTTAGTCTGCCCAGCGGGGCCAACCGCAGATGTAGACAGTACTCCGATCAAATCTGTGATCGTAGTAAAAACACTTTGAGTCGTACTTGGTTTCACGCTAAACGTGTCGCCATCAGCCGGACTACCCTTGATATCGAACTGCATGCCGCCGAATGTAATTGCCTGGCCGCTCACATAAGGTTGCGGTGTCGCAGGTATGGCAGGTGGTGGTGTTTCAGTTACCAGATAAGTCGTTGCACCTGTTGTTGCATCAACAGCAAACGTGACGCCATAGTTATGACCAGTCAACTGAGCAAGATCAGTAACCGATCCGGTGCTGACAATACC is a genomic window containing:
- a CDS encoding flagellar hook-length control protein FliK — its product is MNTSAVNSPLSVLQAPAPGNKQDASSTSDAGTFNQMLSREIAGRNNSGNSANEASKNAPKDSANNGDKTKTKSDANTAATPTEAAKTTDADKAAPVADGKTDETDTEPTTVSAELLAFVAALTQANTATAVTPAATAETDASVKLGKGTGLTTDTVADITLGAATTGAASTSEKDAIGKKSDFVSALDKATNAASDGKPAPAATKTDLEVAAAVVQTAKAIEPATVSNPQNVAALTTAALQQMNEAQGPQSNKLAPQVGTPDWNQALGQKVVWMVQGVQQSATLTLNPPDLGPMQVTLHVSNNQATANFTAHQPEVRHALEAAMPRLREMLNDAGIQLGQSNVSAGSPNQQGAFSEQRQGGPRQSNQADNAVDPALHVSHIPVSTAGTGIVDTFA
- the fliO gene encoding flagellar biosynthetic protein FliO, yielding MICIRPALLASGLLASSLLTASVHAATASAKTAVPSTAGNLLQVSLGLVVVLGLMAAAAWLLRRLNAGKGVNNANIKIIGGVSVGSRERVIVVEVADQWIVVGVAPGRVNSLATMPKQETTIATEAPPSRNFSTWLAQTIEKRNGQ
- the fliR gene encoding flagellar biosynthetic protein FliR, with protein sequence MINLTSAELNTWIAAFLWPLTRIMGLVTVAPLFGNVSVPARVKIGLGIMLAIIIAPTVPAMPAMDPFSPTGLLILMQQLIIGLAMGFAMRIAFAGVEMAGEITGMTMGLGFASFFDPQTRARSSAISQFLALLTLMIYLATNLHLVLLSTLAQSFELLPITSSFISPGGMLQVVHWGGRIFSAGVQLSLPIVAALLITNIALGILTRAAPQLNIFGIGFPITIGVGFIMIGIVLPYLMNPIINLLQEGIDAMGRITVALTPLN
- the fliP gene encoding flagellar type III secretion system pore protein FliP (The bacterial flagellar biogenesis protein FliP forms a type III secretion system (T3SS)-type pore required for flagellar assembly.); the protein is MANKFYPLVRRGLPLLLLALPIAAMAQGLPAFTSTPAAGGGQNYSLSLQTLLLLTGLSFLPAALLMMTSFTRIIIVLSLLRQALGTQSSPPNQVIIGLSLFLTLFVMSPVLDKIYVDAYQPFSQNKIQMTEALDKAVAPLKTFMLKQTRESDLALYVKLSKGPDLQGPEDIPLRILVPAFVTSELKTAFQISFAIFIPFLIIDMVVASVLMSMGMMMVSPAIVALPFKLMLFVLVDGWQLLIGSLAQSFY
- the fliM gene encoding flagellar motor switch protein FliM; the protein is MADNFLSQEEVDALLKGVNGDQDETGKPEDATGVRPYNLATQERIVRGRMPTLEIINERFSRLLRIGLFNFLHRSAEVSIGPVRVSKYSEFIRNLVVPTNLNLIHMKPLRGTGLIVLDPNLVFLLVDNLFGGDGRFHTRVEGRDFTQTEQRIIQRILGIIFETYAKSWEPVYPVEFEYIRSEMNTQFANIATPNEVVVATTFTIELGPVSGDMHFCTPYAMIEPIRDLLTSSMQGETLEMDKRWIRLMTQQIQTAEVEILANMGSAKVTLGDILNMQKGDIIPIAVPDTITAEVDSVPVMECSYGKLNGQYALRVEKLIYSANDSTQGEDHG
- the fliI gene encoding flagellar protein export ATPase FliI, encoding MSPDHPNSGRWQAYLRDCRMLLDIAEPMQVSGRITRVAGLVMEAVGLKLAVGSACTVPLANGARIEAEVVGFENDRLFLMPQSDVEGIVPGTRVFPVEVVQSLPRPGAVTHPRRRPSDRGRHLPVGIELLGRVLDGAGRPLDNLGPLNAVHAAPLNVRAANPLSRAPITDVLDVGVRAINSMLTVGRGQRMGLFAGSGVGKSVLLGMMARYTTADVIVVGLIGERGREVKEFIEQILGAEGLGRSVVVAAPADTPPLMRLQGAAYATAIAEHFRDEGKDVLLIMDSLTRYAMAQREIALAIGEPPATKGYPPSVFAKLPALVERAGNGKEGGGSITAFYTVLTEGDDQQDPIADAARAILDGHIVLNRSLAEAGHYPAIDIEQSISRAMHNITTPEHQKQTRKLKQLTSRYQRNRDLISVGAYSAGSDPVLDEAIALNTRMESFLQQDITERCGINESLGQLASLFD
- the fliG gene encoding flagellar motor switch protein FliG — encoded protein: MIDNGIHKGAILMLALGADEAAEVMKYLGPREVQKLGAAMSTMKAIQSEELVAVLSEFRGETEKNTSLGLDSDDYIRDVLTKALGDDKAASLLNRILGARDASGIESLKWMDGQSVADLIRNEHPQIIATILVHLERDQACEVLERFTERLRNDVVLRIATLDGVQPAALRELNEVLTKLLTGNENLKKKPMGGIRAAAEILNFFSGENEISVMANLKSYDNDMAQKIMDEMFVFDNIMDIEDRGIQLLLREVQSEALIIALKGATPDLREKFFKNMSQRAGEMMREDLESKGPVRLSEVEANQKEILQIVRRLADEGQLTLGGKAEDAYV
- the fliN gene encoding flagellar motor switch protein FliN; amino-acid sequence: MADENEPQTTVEDDWGAAMAEQEQTEAAAIDAKPASATVFKDFAGGDLKTGTHNDIDFILDIPVQLTVELGRTKIAIKNLLQLAQGSVVELDGLAGEPMDVLVNGCLIAQGEVVVVNDKFGIRLTDIITPAERIRKLNR
- the fliH gene encoding flagellar assembly protein FliH; amino-acid sequence: MSNVIPKERQSAYQRWEMTSFNEEPASTSTAATPVIDSASIAAANAAAAAHTANIAAMEEQIASIRAEAHTEGYAAGMEEGRAAGLAEGRAQAEQERLSLLQIADTFGTEIAQANELIASDMLDLSLDLAKAMLKTALNVRPELIIPLVREAIHYLPTLQQPALLHLHPDDAAIVATHLGDELSTASWRVVEDPHMDRGSCRVETVTNQIDATTSTRWQRIAAALGKESDWLN
- the fliL gene encoding flagellar basal body-associated protein FliL, whose protein sequence is MATAAPKAGAKGSADTATGKPKSRLLIILIVLVLALGAGGAGAWYFLGHKAESHAPKAADAVDLSKPPVFLPMEAFTVNLQGENGEQFLQTSFTLQVPNQAQLDLIKLYMPHVRSRLLLLLSGKKASEILSVEGKNKLSEEIIAVFKQPFTPQGQTVNVTNVLFTSFVVQ
- the fliQ gene encoding flagellar biosynthesis protein FliQ, translating into MTPETVMTMGRHAIEVTLMVAAPMLLVALGIGLVVSIFQAATQINETTLSFIPKLVGIFVALVVAGPWMLTVLLDYMREMFTNIPLFVS
- the fliJ gene encoding flagellar export protein FliJ — its product is MATSSALDTLIELATKETDEAAKRLGKCMKAAEETEQKLALLQQYRDDYAARFQQNLTTGLTAMGYRNYQLFLDKLEQAITSQQLVVRDAHIRVDRERAAWQASERKRMSYGTLANRALKAKQLQENKRDQKQTDEHAARALQYKR
- the flgL gene encoding flagellar hook-associated protein FlgL; this translates as MRISTNTIFEMGSGKIGDMQAAMLKTQQQISTNRRVLTPSDDPVAAAAALGVNQAMAMNDQLAVNRSNAKSALSEEESVLQSINSLLQSVKDVVVSAGSGALTDQDRQTYLTQLRSNFDELMGLANTRDSNGNYIFAGYQTSTQPFTQSATGANYNGDQGQRMLQVGTARQLSSGDSGSAVFEGGVTGNGRFVTAASTSNTGTGIVSTGSVTDLAQLTGHNYGVTFAVDATTGATTYLVTETPPPAIPATPQPYVSGQAITFGGMQFDIKGSPADGDTFSVKPSTTQSVFTTITDLIGVLSTSAVGPAGQTKLANGLATANTNIENARENISTVRTTIGTRLKEIDNLDSAGSDLKIQYTKTLNDLVGVDPVEAYSQFTQQQFTLEAARQTFMKIAGLSLFNMMN